From a region of the Kaistia sp. 32K genome:
- a CDS encoding outer membrane protein assembly factor BamE — protein MASSPIVRRASVGMLAALALVAVSGCSKVTGGTLGGLNETYHSGYVPPPNAVEQVPIGASRDQVQIVLGSPSTTADYGGEVYYYISQTRKRPVAFMNRKVVDQKILAVYFNKKNEVEKVANYGIQDGKIFDYVTQTTPTGGKDQGFLEQVLTGTVGMGSNPFGS, from the coding sequence TTGGCCAGCAGCCCAATCGTTCGGCGCGCCAGTGTCGGCATGCTGGCCGCGCTCGCATTGGTGGCGGTATCGGGCTGCTCGAAGGTAACCGGCGGCACCCTGGGCGGTCTGAACGAGACCTACCACTCCGGCTACGTCCCTCCGCCCAACGCAGTCGAGCAGGTCCCGATCGGCGCCAGCCGTGACCAGGTCCAGATCGTGCTCGGCTCGCCGTCGACCACGGCCGACTATGGTGGCGAGGTGTATTACTACATCAGCCAGACGCGGAAGCGGCCGGTCGCCTTCATGAACCGCAAGGTCGTCGACCAGAAGATCCTCGCGGTCTATTTCAACAAGAAGAACGAAGTCGAAAAGGTCGCCAATTACGGCATCCAGGACGGCAAGATCTTCGATTACGTCACGCAGACGACGCCGACCGGCGGCAAGGACCAGGGCTTCCTGGAGCAGGTCTTGACCGGAACCGTCGGCATGGGCAGCAACCCGTTCGGCAGCTGA
- a CDS encoding MFS transporter produces MDKQGSQDLDRIVRRNAGVLMAANAVNGSILPIAVTLGGLAGVYLLGPDKSLATLPVTASTVGSALTTIPAAILMSRIGRRKGFVIGAAPAILGGLLATFALMQGLFWLFAVALFFIGMSGAFNQQYRFAAIDAGSPAVRTKAMSLVMAGGIFSGIIGPQTVILTNDWLSPVIFAGSFLAAAGLGCIGLLIASGIRDVVPPRELRSHADGPKGRPLRVIARQPRFIAAVLCGISAYALMSLVMTAAPLAMVGCGLTQSDAALGIQWHVLAMFGPSFFTGRLIVRFGKDRVVIAGLALLTACAVVGMSGISLAHFWITLILLGLGWNLGFIGATAMLADTYRPEERGRVQGLNDFLVLGAAAIASLLSGKLIGGPGWVFINLIVFPVVTLSLAALAGSVLLQRRAAQEKT; encoded by the coding sequence GTGGACAAGCAGGGTTCCCAGGATCTCGATCGCATCGTCCGGCGCAACGCCGGCGTCCTGATGGCCGCCAACGCCGTCAACGGCTCGATCCTGCCGATCGCCGTGACGCTCGGCGGCCTCGCCGGCGTCTACCTGCTCGGCCCGGACAAGTCGCTGGCGACGCTGCCGGTGACCGCCTCGACGGTCGGTTCCGCGCTGACCACGATTCCCGCTGCCATCCTGATGAGCCGGATCGGCCGGCGGAAGGGTTTTGTCATCGGCGCCGCCCCGGCGATCCTTGGCGGGCTGCTCGCGACCTTCGCGCTGATGCAGGGGCTGTTCTGGCTGTTCGCCGTCGCGCTCTTCTTCATCGGCATGTCGGGCGCCTTCAACCAGCAATACCGTTTCGCGGCGATCGACGCCGGCAGCCCGGCGGTACGCACCAAGGCGATGTCGCTCGTCATGGCGGGCGGCATCTTCTCCGGCATCATCGGGCCGCAGACGGTCATCCTGACCAATGACTGGCTCAGCCCCGTCATCTTCGCCGGCAGCTTCCTGGCGGCGGCGGGGCTCGGATGCATCGGGCTGCTGATCGCGAGCGGCATTCGCGACGTCGTGCCGCCGCGAGAGCTCCGGAGCCATGCCGACGGCCCGAAGGGGCGCCCGCTCCGCGTCATCGCGCGCCAGCCCCGCTTCATCGCGGCGGTGCTCTGCGGCATCTCGGCCTATGCGCTGATGTCGCTCGTCATGACAGCCGCGCCGCTCGCCATGGTCGGCTGCGGCCTGACCCAGAGCGACGCGGCGCTCGGCATCCAGTGGCATGTGCTGGCGATGTTCGGACCGAGCTTCTTCACCGGCCGGCTGATCGTCCGATTCGGCAAGGATCGAGTCGTCATCGCCGGTCTCGCACTGCTGACGGCCTGCGCGGTCGTGGGCATGTCCGGAATTTCGCTGGCGCATTTCTGGATCACGCTCATCCTGCTCGGCCTCGGCTGGAATCTGGGCTTCATCGGCGCCACGGCGATGCTGGCCGATACCTACCGTCCCGAGGAGCGGGGCAGGGTGCAGGGGCTGAACGATTTCCTCGTCTTAGGCGCGGCGGCGATCGCGTCGCTGCTGTCGGGAAAGCTCATCGGCGGCCCCGGCTGGGTGTTCATCAACCTCATCGTTTTCCCCGTCGTCACCCTCAGCCTGGCAGCGCTCGCTGGCTCGGTCCTGCTGCAGCGGCGCGCCGCTCAGGAGAAGACTTGA
- a CDS encoding DUF177 domain-containing protein, translating into MTELSLTRSFDVSHLGNVPQNQHVVAGAAERLAIQREFDLLDLTSFAADLVVAPWGQHGVKIDGRLRADLVQACVITLQPVPSHMDHRFSLSFLPADAIAADPKTVAEAEVIVVYDEEDPPEPLEDNTIDFGAILTEQFALALDPYPRAPGATLSGGEEPVDNADSPFAALSKLRDK; encoded by the coding sequence ATGACCGAACTTTCCCTCACCCGCAGTTTCGACGTTTCGCATCTCGGCAACGTCCCGCAGAATCAGCATGTCGTCGCCGGCGCGGCCGAGCGGCTGGCCATTCAGCGCGAATTCGACCTCCTCGACCTCACGAGCTTCGCGGCCGACCTGGTCGTGGCTCCCTGGGGACAGCACGGCGTCAAGATCGACGGCCGCCTGCGCGCCGATCTCGTCCAGGCGTGCGTCATCACGCTGCAGCCGGTGCCGTCGCATATGGACCACCGCTTTTCGCTGAGCTTCCTTCCCGCCGACGCGATCGCCGCCGACCCGAAGACCGTGGCCGAGGCGGAAGTGATCGTCGTCTATGACGAGGAGGATCCGCCGGAGCCGCTGGAGGACAACACGATCGATTTCGGGGCGATCCTGACCGAGCAGTTCGCGCTGGCCCTCGATCCCTATCCGCGTGCGCCGGGCGCGACCCTTTCCGGCGGTGAAGAGCCCGTTGATAACGCGGACTCGCCATTTGCGGCGCTTTCTAAACTGCGCGACAAATGA
- the nrdR gene encoding transcriptional regulator NrdR, which translates to MRCPYCGSDDTQVKDSRPSEDNTSIRRRRVCADCGGRFTTFERIQLRELTVVKKSGRRVPFDRDKLMRSVQVALRKRPVDPERVERMINGVVRQLESSGESEINAEQIGVYVMEALKGLDDVAYVRFASVYRNFREAKDFSTVLDELSAQDALEVDTRD; encoded by the coding sequence ATGCGTTGTCCCTATTGCGGCAGCGACGATACGCAGGTGAAGGACTCCCGCCCGTCGGAGGACAATACGTCCATCCGGCGGCGCCGGGTCTGCGCGGATTGCGGCGGTCGGTTCACGACCTTCGAGCGCATCCAGCTGCGCGAGTTGACCGTCGTGAAGAAGAGCGGGCGGCGCGTTCCCTTTGATCGGGACAAGCTGATGCGGTCCGTCCAGGTCGCGCTGCGCAAGCGGCCGGTCGATCCGGAGCGCGTCGAGCGCATGATCAACGGTGTCGTCCGCCAGCTGGAAAGCAGCGGCGAAAGCGAGATCAACGCCGAGCAGATCGGCGTCTATGTCATGGAGGCCCTGAAGGGTCTCGATGACGTCGCCTATGTGCGGTTCGCCTCGGTCTATCGCAATTTCCGCGAAGCCAAGGACTTCTCGACCGTCCTCGACGAGCTCTCGGCTCAGGACGCGCTGGAAGTCGACACGCGCGATTAA
- the ribD gene encoding bifunctional diaminohydroxyphosphoribosylaminopyrimidine deaminase/5-amino-6-(5-phosphoribosylamino)uracil reductase RibD: MATERTASADPEMDRRLMAVALRLGRRNLGSTAPAPAVGTLVVGFEAEGPVIVGRGATGDDGTSQAEIAALTAAGAAARGATVYTTLEPSPNPLDGVSAVEALISAGVARVISALENPDPRVAGRGHAQLRDAGIAVVTGVLGDEARRLHAGPISVLAAGRPHVTLKLAVSADGMIGRLAGERMLVSGREAFARLQTMRIEADATLIGIGTALVDDPSLTVRVPGLRAHSPIRIVLDTQARLSPTSSLVKGAGDTALWLVTSSEAPLSNRDRLAAAGVEVINVGTGSGGVDIEAALRLLAERGVTRLLVEGGAKVAASLLHRGLLDEVVLFHAPVVVGPDGVRALAGGALSAIERSPRFRRIEETRLGEDRMVRYERSV; this comes from the coding sequence ATGGCGACAGAGCGGACCGCGAGCGCCGATCCCGAGATGGACCGCCGGCTGATGGCCGTCGCGCTCCGCCTCGGGCGCCGCAATCTGGGCTCCACCGCGCCGGCGCCCGCCGTCGGCACCCTGGTCGTCGGCTTTGAGGCGGAAGGCCCCGTCATCGTCGGTCGCGGCGCGACCGGCGACGACGGCACGTCGCAGGCCGAGATCGCCGCCCTAACAGCGGCCGGAGCGGCCGCGCGCGGCGCCACCGTCTATACGACGCTCGAACCCTCGCCCAATCCGCTCGATGGCGTTTCCGCCGTCGAGGCCCTGATCTCCGCCGGGGTCGCGCGCGTCATCAGCGCGCTCGAAAATCCCGATCCCCGCGTCGCCGGGCGCGGCCATGCGCAATTGCGCGATGCAGGCATCGCCGTCGTAACCGGCGTGCTGGGCGACGAAGCGCGGCGGCTGCATGCCGGGCCGATCTCTGTGCTCGCGGCCGGCCGTCCTCATGTCACGCTCAAGCTCGCGGTTTCGGCTGACGGCATGATCGGCCGGCTGGCGGGCGAGCGCATGCTGGTCTCGGGCCGCGAGGCGTTCGCCCGGCTGCAGACCATGCGCATCGAGGCCGACGCCACTTTGATCGGCATCGGCACGGCGCTCGTCGACGATCCGAGCCTGACGGTCCGTGTGCCCGGGCTTCGCGCCCATTCGCCGATCCGCATCGTCCTCGATACGCAGGCGCGGCTGTCGCCGACCTCTTCGCTCGTCAAAGGCGCGGGCGACACCGCGCTCTGGCTCGTCACCTCCTCGGAAGCGCCGCTCTCCAACCGCGATCGGCTGGCAGCAGCGGGCGTCGAGGTGATCAACGTCGGCACGGGATCCGGCGGCGTCGACATCGAGGCGGCGCTCCGTCTGCTTGCCGAGCGCGGCGTCACGCGCCTGCTGGTCGAGGGCGGCGCCAAGGTCGCGGCGTCACTGCTCCATCGCGGGCTGCTCGACGAAGTGGTGCTGTTTCACGCGCCGGTGGTCGTCGGTCCGGATGGTGTCCGGGCTCTTGCCGGCGGCGCGCTCTCGGCGATCGAGCGCAGTCCGCGGTTCCGCCGCATCGAGGAAACGCGTCTGGGCGAGGATCGCATGGTCCGATACGAAAGGTCTGTCTGA
- the nusB gene encoding transcription antitermination factor NusB: MAAPDKAPQTARTFRPANQRGAARLAAVQALYQLDVGGASLTEVVAEFENYRLGKELDGDQYRDADAAFFRDIIAGVVREQRNLDPAIHVSLTPDWPLKRIDVTLRAILRCGTYELIGRKDVPARVVITEYVDIARAFFGVGDEAGMVNGVLDTVARKLRGEEFGDASTNDKG; this comes from the coding sequence ATGGCGGCACCCGACAAGGCTCCGCAGACGGCGCGGACCTTCCGACCGGCGAACCAGCGGGGCGCTGCCCGGCTGGCGGCCGTGCAGGCGCTGTACCAGCTCGACGTCGGCGGCGCTTCGCTGACCGAGGTCGTGGCCGAGTTCGAGAACTACCGGCTCGGCAAGGAGCTCGACGGCGACCAGTATCGCGACGCCGACGCGGCCTTCTTCCGCGACATCATCGCCGGCGTGGTGCGCGAACAGCGTAACCTCGACCCGGCGATCCATGTCTCGCTGACGCCGGACTGGCCCCTGAAGCGGATCGACGTGACGCTGCGCGCCATCCTGCGCTGCGGCACCTACGAGCTGATCGGCCGCAAGGACGTGCCGGCCCGTGTCGTCATCACCGAGTATGTCGACATCGCCCGCGCCTTCTTCGGCGTCGGCGACGAGGCGGGCATGGTCAACGGCGTTCTCGATACCGTCGCCCGCAAGCTGCGCGGCGAAGAGTTCGGCGACGCTTCGACCAACGACAAGGGCTGA
- the glyA gene encoding serine hydroxymethyltransferase: MSLTDRADSLSSTSAFFNRTLAEADPEIADAIGKELGRQQHEIELIASENIVSRAVLEAQGSVLTNKYAEGYPGKRYYGGCEFVDIVETLAIERAKKLFDAEFVNVQPNSGSQMNQAVFLALLQPGDTFMGLDLAAGGHLTHGSQVNMSGKWFKVAPYGVRREDQLLDYEEIQRIAEETKPKLIIAGGTAYSRIWDFKRFREIADSVGAYLMVDMAHFAGLVAGGAHPSPLPHAHVVTTTTHKSLRGPRGGMILTNDEAIAKKINSAVFPGLQGGPLMHVIAAKAVAFAEALRPDFKLYANAVVENARALAETLKGQGFDIVSGGTDNHLMLVDLRPKQVKGNVSEKALVRAGLTCNKNGIPYDPEKPFVTSGIRLGTPAATTRGFGVAEFQEVGRLIAEVLGAVSQSEDGSAPLVEASVKERVHALTARFPIYS, encoded by the coding sequence ATGTCTCTGACGGATCGCGCCGACAGCCTTTCCTCGACCTCCGCCTTCTTCAACCGGACCCTCGCCGAGGCCGATCCGGAAATTGCCGATGCCATCGGTAAGGAGCTCGGTCGCCAGCAGCATGAAATCGAACTGATCGCTTCGGAGAACATCGTCTCGCGCGCCGTTCTGGAAGCGCAGGGTTCGGTGCTGACGAACAAGTACGCGGAAGGCTATCCGGGTAAGCGCTATTACGGCGGCTGCGAGTTCGTCGACATCGTCGAGACGCTCGCCATCGAGCGCGCCAAGAAGCTGTTCGACGCCGAATTCGTCAACGTCCAGCCGAATTCCGGCAGCCAGATGAACCAGGCCGTCTTCCTGGCGCTGCTGCAGCCGGGCGACACCTTCATGGGTCTCGACCTCGCCGCGGGTGGACATCTCACCCATGGCTCGCAGGTCAACATGTCCGGCAAGTGGTTCAAGGTGGCGCCCTATGGCGTGCGCCGCGAGGACCAGCTGCTCGACTATGAAGAGATCCAGCGCATCGCCGAAGAGACCAAACCGAAGCTGATCATCGCCGGCGGCACGGCCTATTCGCGCATCTGGGACTTCAAGCGCTTCCGCGAGATCGCCGATTCGGTCGGCGCCTATCTGATGGTCGACATGGCGCATTTCGCCGGCCTCGTCGCCGGTGGCGCGCATCCGTCGCCGCTGCCGCATGCGCATGTCGTCACCACGACGACGCACAAGTCGCTGCGCGGCCCGCGCGGCGGCATGATCCTGACCAATGACGAGGCGATCGCCAAGAAGATCAACTCGGCCGTGTTCCCGGGACTGCAGGGCGGCCCGCTCATGCACGTCATCGCCGCCAAGGCCGTCGCCTTCGCCGAGGCGCTGCGTCCGGACTTCAAGCTTTACGCGAACGCCGTCGTCGAAAACGCGCGTGCGCTTGCGGAAACGCTGAAGGGCCAGGGCTTCGACATCGTTTCGGGCGGCACCGACAACCACCTGATGCTCGTCGACCTGCGTCCGAAGCAGGTCAAGGGCAACGTGTCGGAGAAGGCGCTCGTCCGCGCCGGCCTGACCTGCAACAAGAACGGCATTCCGTACGATCCGGAGAAGCCCTTCGTCACCTCCGGCATCCGTCTCGGCACGCCGGCGGCGACCACGCGCGGCTTCGGCGTCGCGGAATTCCAGGAAGTCGGCCGCCTGATCGCCGAAGTCCTGGGCGCCGTTTCGCAGTCGGAAGATGGTTCGGCTCCGCTCGTCGAAGCCTCGGTCAAGGAACGCGTTCACGCGCTGACCGCGCGCTTCCCGATTTACTCCTGA
- the thiL gene encoding thiamine-phosphate kinase: protein MAEQGGRPGEFGMIARYLRPLADEPGAFGLTDDAALLRPEPGFDLVLTKDMVAAGVHFFPDDPPASIARKALRVNLSDLAAKGATPIGYLLGLALPADWTEDWMAGFSAGLAEDQQRYGIPLLGGDTVKSPDGLMLSVTALGQVPAGGIVRRAGAKAGDVIVVSGTIGDAALGLRLRLGTLGMDAAGEGAAHLLDRYLHPQPRLGLAEAVRQFAHASLDISDGLIGDLAHVTETSGVSAIVEAARIPLSDAARALAAVDPTVLASVLTGGDDYEILTTMPEARFADYAKAAAQAGIPVTVIGRIVEGQGAPVVVDANGKPISLGRASHDHF, encoded by the coding sequence ATGGCGGAGCAGGGTGGACGACCCGGCGAGTTCGGGATGATCGCCCGCTATCTGCGTCCGCTGGCCGACGAGCCCGGCGCTTTCGGCCTGACCGACGACGCGGCGCTGCTGCGTCCGGAACCCGGCTTCGACCTCGTCCTGACCAAGGACATGGTCGCCGCCGGCGTGCACTTCTTCCCGGACGATCCGCCGGCCTCGATCGCCAGGAAGGCGCTCCGCGTCAATCTCTCCGACCTCGCCGCCAAGGGTGCGACGCCGATCGGCTATCTGCTCGGCCTCGCTTTGCCCGCCGACTGGACGGAGGACTGGATGGCCGGCTTCTCCGCCGGTCTCGCGGAGGACCAGCAGCGCTACGGCATTCCGCTGCTCGGCGGCGACACGGTGAAATCCCCCGACGGACTGATGCTTTCGGTGACCGCGCTCGGCCAGGTGCCGGCCGGCGGCATCGTCCGCCGTGCCGGAGCGAAGGCCGGCGACGTCATCGTCGTCTCCGGCACGATCGGCGACGCGGCCCTCGGCCTGCGCCTCCGCCTCGGCACGCTCGGCATGGACGCGGCGGGCGAGGGGGCGGCGCATCTGCTCGATCGCTACCTGCATCCGCAGCCGAGGCTTGGCCTCGCCGAGGCGGTCCGACAGTTCGCGCATGCGTCGCTCGACATTTCCGACGGCCTGATCGGCGATCTCGCCCATGTGACGGAGACCTCCGGCGTCTCGGCCATTGTCGAGGCCGCGCGCATTCCGCTGTCCGATGCCGCTCGCGCACTCGCCGCGGTCGATCCGACCGTGCTCGCCAGCGTGCTTACCGGCGGCGACGACTACGAGATCCTGACGACGATGCCGGAGGCGCGGTTCGCGGACTATGCGAAAGCGGCCGCGCAAGCCGGCATCCCGGTGACGGTGATCGGCCGCATCGTCGAGGGGCAGGGCGCCCCTGTCGTTGTCGATGCCAACGGGAAACCAATTTCTCTCGGACGCGCCTCGCACGATCATTTCTGA
- a CDS encoding riboflavin synthase — protein sequence MFTGIISDVGKVTAVERRNDVNKITIDSVYDAATIAIGASIACAGVCLTVISIDPRPDGRTRFDVEAAPETLALTEVGHWEEGTEINLERALKLGDELGGHMVSGHVDGLATIVSREDLGETTRFVFEAPSELARFIATKGSVALDGTSLTVNWVEGNRFSVLLIPHTLATGVTTWGARQPGDRIHLEVDQMARYVARLTEAA from the coding sequence ATGTTCACGGGTATCATCTCCGACGTCGGCAAGGTCACGGCGGTGGAGCGTCGCAACGACGTCAACAAGATCACCATCGACAGCGTCTATGACGCCGCGACGATCGCCATCGGCGCCTCGATCGCCTGCGCGGGCGTCTGCCTGACGGTGATCTCGATCGACCCGCGGCCCGACGGACGCACGCGCTTCGATGTCGAGGCGGCGCCCGAGACGCTGGCGCTGACCGAGGTCGGTCACTGGGAAGAGGGCACCGAGATCAATCTCGAGCGCGCGCTCAAGCTCGGCGACGAGCTCGGCGGCCACATGGTCTCCGGCCATGTCGACGGCCTGGCGACCATCGTCAGCCGCGAGGATCTCGGCGAGACCACGCGCTTCGTCTTCGAGGCGCCATCGGAACTCGCGCGCTTCATCGCCACCAAGGGCTCGGTCGCGCTCGACGGGACGTCGCTGACGGTCAACTGGGTCGAGGGCAACCGCTTCTCGGTGCTGCTCATCCCGCACACGCTCGCCACCGGCGTGACGACCTGGGGTGCACGCCAGCCCGGCGACCGCATTCATCTCGAGGTCGACCAGATGGCGCGCTATGTGGCGCGACTGACGGAAGCCGCGTAA
- a CDS encoding ubiquinol-cytochrome C chaperone family protein, with protein sequence MFRRLFARNRRNEAIAYSLYGAIVAQAREPVLYTEFAVPDTLDGRFDMVVLHGFLLFHRLKSESEADRQVGQDVFDIFLKDMDGTLREMGVGDISVPKKLKKMAEAFFGRIRAYDEALESGDHAALVDAIARNVFPDGAPEGAAERIADYAESSVRSLSTQTFDSILSGRLHYASLSSSPAAA encoded by the coding sequence ATGTTTCGCCGCCTGTTCGCTCGTAATCGCAGGAACGAGGCCATAGCATATTCGCTTTACGGCGCCATCGTGGCACAGGCGCGCGAACCGGTTCTCTATACCGAGTTCGCCGTGCCGGACACTCTGGATGGCCGTTTCGACATGGTCGTGCTGCACGGTTTCCTGCTGTTTCATCGCCTGAAGTCGGAGAGCGAAGCGGATCGGCAGGTCGGCCAGGACGTCTTCGACATTTTCCTGAAGGACATGGACGGCACGCTACGCGAGATGGGGGTCGGTGATATCTCGGTCCCGAAGAAGCTGAAGAAGATGGCGGAAGCCTTCTTCGGCCGGATCCGCGCCTATGACGAAGCGCTGGAAAGCGGCGATCACGCGGCGCTCGTGGACGCCATCGCCCGCAACGTGTTCCCGGACGGGGCGCCCGAGGGCGCGGCAGAGCGCATCGCCGACTATGCCGAATCGTCCGTTCGCTCGCTTTCGACTCAGACGTTCGATTCCATACTCTCGGGTCGACTCCACTACGCCTCCCTTTCATCCTCGCCCGCGGCAGCCTGA
- a CDS encoding sodium-translocating pyrophosphatase, with translation MDVIYLIILCALLALAYGVWATRSVLAADAGTARMQEIAAAVREGASAYLKRQYTTIAIVGVVIFVIVAWLLSLTVAIGFAIGAVLSGLAGFIGMNVSVRANVRTAQAATKSLAEGLEIAFKSGAITGMLVAGLALLGVSGYYLILTRFAGFSPDDRVVVNALVALGFGASLISIFARLGGGIFTKGADVGGDLVGKVEAGIPEDDPRNPATIADNVGDNVGDCAGMAADLFETYVVTIVATMVLATIFFAASPAFGSIILFPLGIGAACILTSIIGTFFVKLGANQSIMGALYKGFIASAVLSVIGLAIATQLLIGWGEIGTAAGFTITGKNLFFCGVIGLVVTGLIVWITEYYTGIGYRPVRSISQASVTGHGTNVIQGLAVSLESTALPTLVIVAGIISTYSLAGLFGTAVAVSTMLGLAGMVVALDAFGPVTDNAGGIAEMAGLPKEVRKSTDALDAVGNTTKAVTKGYAIGSAGLGALVLFAAYNYDLTHFIAEANKEGSTTFQYFKGVIPDFTLSNPYVVVGLLLGGLIPYLFGGITMTAVGRAAGSIVEEVRRQFREKPGIMAGTEKPDYGRAVDLLTKAAIKEMIVPSLLPVLAPIVVYFLIYWIAGKSEAFSTVGAMLLGVIVTGLFVAISMTSGGGAWDNAKKSFEDGFVDSHGQTHYKGSEAHKASVTGDTVGDPYKDTAGPAVNPAIKITNIVALLLLAVLAQ, from the coding sequence GTGGACGTGATCTATCTCATTATTCTATGTGCGTTGCTTGCGCTCGCCTATGGTGTATGGGCGACGCGGTCGGTCCTCGCGGCCGACGCCGGAACTGCCCGCATGCAAGAGATCGCAGCGGCCGTCCGCGAAGGCGCAAGCGCCTATCTCAAGCGGCAATATACGACCATTGCCATCGTCGGCGTGGTCATCTTCGTCATCGTTGCCTGGCTGCTGTCGCTGACGGTGGCGATCGGCTTCGCGATCGGCGCGGTGCTCTCCGGTCTCGCCGGCTTCATCGGCATGAACGTCTCGGTCCGGGCCAATGTCCGCACCGCGCAGGCGGCGACCAAGAGCCTCGCGGAAGGCCTCGAGATCGCGTTCAAGTCGGGCGCCATCACCGGCATGCTGGTGGCGGGCCTCGCCCTGCTCGGCGTCTCCGGCTACTACCTGATCCTGACCCGTTTCGCCGGTTTTTCGCCGGATGACCGCGTTGTCGTCAACGCGCTCGTCGCGCTCGGCTTCGGCGCGTCGCTGATCTCGATCTTCGCCCGCCTCGGCGGCGGCATCTTCACCAAGGGCGCGGATGTCGGCGGCGATCTCGTCGGCAAGGTCGAGGCCGGCATTCCGGAGGACGATCCGCGCAATCCGGCCACCATCGCCGACAATGTCGGCGACAATGTCGGCGATTGCGCCGGCATGGCGGCCGACCTGTTCGAAACCTATGTCGTGACGATCGTGGCAACGATGGTGCTGGCGACGATCTTCTTCGCGGCGTCGCCAGCCTTTGGCAGCATCATTCTCTTCCCGCTCGGGATCGGCGCCGCCTGCATCCTGACCTCGATCATCGGCACGTTCTTCGTCAAGCTGGGCGCGAACCAGTCGATCATGGGCGCGCTCTACAAGGGCTTCATCGCCTCCGCCGTGCTGTCGGTCATCGGCCTGGCGATCGCGACGCAGCTCCTGATCGGCTGGGGCGAGATCGGCACGGCGGCCGGGTTCACCATCACGGGCAAGAACCTCTTCTTCTGCGGCGTCATCGGTTTGGTCGTGACCGGGCTGATCGTCTGGATCACCGAATACTATACCGGCATCGGCTACCGGCCGGTGCGCTCGATCTCGCAGGCCTCGGTCACCGGCCACGGCACCAACGTCATCCAGGGCCTTGCCGTGTCGCTGGAATCGACGGCGCTGCCGACGCTCGTCATCGTCGCCGGCATCATCTCGACCTACTCGCTCGCAGGCCTGTTCGGCACCGCCGTCGCGGTCTCGACCATGCTCGGCCTCGCCGGCATGGTGGTGGCGCTCGATGCCTTCGGCCCGGTCACCGACAATGCCGGCGGCATTGCCGAAATGGCCGGCCTGCCGAAGGAGGTCCGCAAGTCGACCGACGCGCTCGACGCGGTCGGCAACACCACCAAGGCCGTGACCAAGGGCTATGCGATCGGTTCGGCCGGTCTCGGCGCCCTCGTGCTCTTCGCCGCCTACAACTACGACCTGACCCACTTCATCGCGGAGGCGAACAAGGAAGGCTCCACGACGTTCCAGTACTTCAAGGGCGTCATTCCGGACTTCACCCTATCCAATCCCTATGTCGTGGTCGGGCTGCTGCTCGGCGGCCTTATTCCCTATCTCTTCGGCGGCATCACCATGACCGCCGTGGGGCGCGCCGCCGGGTCGATCGTCGAGGAAGTGCGCCGGCAGTTCCGCGAGAAGCCGGGCATCATGGCCGGCACGGAGAAGCCGGATTACGGCCGCGCCGTCGACCTGCTGACCAAGGCGGCGATCAAGGAGATGATCGTCCCGTCGCTCCTGCCGGTTCTCGCCCCGATCGTCGTCTACTTCCTGATCTACTGGATCGCGGGCAAGAGCGAAGCCTTTTCAACCGTCGGCGCCATGCTGCTCGGCGTCATCGTGACGGGTCTCTTCGTCGCCATCTCGATGACCTCGGGCGGCGGCGCGTGGGACAATGCGAAGAAGTCGTTCGAGGACGGCTTCGTCGATTCGCACGGCCAGACCCACTACAAGGGTTCCGAAGCGCACAAGGCATCGGTGACGGGCGACACCGTCGGCGACCCCTACAAGGACACGGCCGGACCGGCCGTCAATCCGGCGATCAAGATCACCAACATCGTGGCCCTGCTGCTGCTCGCCGTCCTGGCGCAGTAG
- the ribH gene encoding 6,7-dimethyl-8-ribityllumazine synthase, translated as MSESAPHLLVIDARFYEDISDELFNGAKAAIEAAGATFERISVPGVLEIPAALSMALAAMDEDEVNYDGFVVLGCVIRGETSHYDIVANESARAIMDMAVIESLAIGNGILTVENDDQAYARARVAEKNKGGAAAEAALAMVALRNKFGL; from the coding sequence ATGAGCGAATCGGCCCCCCACCTCCTCGTCATCGATGCCCGTTTCTACGAGGACATCTCGGACGAGCTCTTCAATGGCGCCAAGGCGGCGATCGAGGCGGCAGGCGCCACCTTCGAGCGCATCTCCGTGCCGGGCGTTCTGGAGATTCCGGCGGCCCTCTCGATGGCGCTGGCCGCGATGGATGAAGACGAGGTCAATTATGACGGCTTCGTCGTGCTCGGCTGCGTGATCCGTGGCGAGACCTCGCACTACGACATCGTCGCGAACGAGTCGGCCCGCGCCATCATGGACATGGCCGTCATCGAGTCGCTGGCGATCGGCAACGGCATCCTGACCGTCGAGAACGACGACCAGGCCTATGCCCGCGCGCGCGTCGCCGAGAAGAACAAGGGCGGCGCCGCGGCCGAGGCTGCTCTCGCCATGGTCGCCCTCCGCAACAAATTCGGTCTGTGA